A stretch of bacterium DNA encodes these proteins:
- a CDS encoding Undecaprenyl-phosphate mannosyltransferase, with the protein MLTCLLPAYNEAAALPKLLPALGTALQGRDYRILVVDDGSADATQALAREAARDWPVIVEPHDRNRGLGQAMATGFAWVSAHVETPHDVVVALDADNTHPATLIDTMTARIANDTADVVIASRYAPGGAEVGLAKHRQILSRGASWLLSSAFPIPGARDYTCGFRAYRVATLQRAFETYGPAGLVTQRGFACMAEILIKLHLIQARIDEVGLVLRYDLKEGASKLPVARTIQQYLGLIRELKALERQMRR; encoded by the coding sequence ATGCTCACCTGCCTCCTCCCGGCCTACAACGAAGCGGCAGCTCTCCCCAAACTCCTGCCAGCCCTGGGGACCGCCCTGCAGGGACGCGACTATCGCATCCTCGTGGTGGATGACGGCTCAGCCGATGCCACACAAGCGCTCGCCCGGGAGGCGGCCCGCGACTGGCCGGTCATTGTGGAGCCCCACGACCGCAACCGGGGCCTGGGGCAGGCGATGGCGACCGGCTTTGCCTGGGTCAGCGCACATGTCGAGACCCCCCACGATGTCGTAGTCGCCCTCGATGCTGACAACACCCATCCGGCGACGCTCATCGACACCATGACCGCGAGGATTGCGAACGACACGGCGGATGTAGTCATCGCCAGTCGCTATGCCCCCGGTGGCGCCGAGGTCGGCCTGGCGAAGCACCGGCAGATCCTGAGTCGCGGCGCATCGTGGCTCCTGAGTTCCGCGTTCCCCATTCCCGGAGCGCGGGACTACACCTGCGGCTTTCGGGCGTATCGGGTGGCGACGCTGCAACGGGCGTTTGAGACCTACGGACCTGCGGGGCTGGTCACCCAGCGGGGCTTTGCCTGCATGGCAGAAATTCTGATCAAGCTGCATCTGATTCAGGCCCGAATCGACGAAGTTGGACTCGTCCTTCGCTATGACCTCAAGGAAGGGGCCAGCAAGCTCCCGGTGGCCAGGACCATCCAGCAGTACCTCGGGCTCATCCGCGAACTCAAGGCGCTGGAGCGGCAGATGCGCCGCTGA
- the arsM gene encoding Arsenite methyltransferase yields the protein MTPSSFDPARQAVLFAPERQVLLPRPDILRFAQLTPGMHVADLGCGNGYLLRPLSAAVGTSGQVLGSDLQTAMLEGAKAHVWEEGLDNVVLAQASENTIPVADGVCDRALLCHVWHDLADQAAYLQEVRRILSPQGELIIINWEAIWTGIGPRVHRRWSPMRTLTFLADQGWEVIRARSLTWANYAIAATP from the coding sequence ATGACCCCTTCGAGCTTCGACCCGGCGCGGCAGGCAGTCCTCTTCGCACCGGAGCGCCAGGTGCTCCTTCCCCGACCGGACATCCTTCGCTTCGCACAACTCACACCAGGCATGCATGTCGCGGACCTGGGATGCGGTAATGGCTATCTGCTGCGCCCTTTGAGCGCTGCTGTCGGGACCTCAGGACAGGTGCTTGGCTCCGACCTGCAGACGGCGATGCTGGAAGGTGCCAAAGCACATGTGTGGGAGGAAGGGCTCGACAATGTGGTGCTGGCGCAGGCATCAGAGAACACGATCCCGGTTGCGGATGGGGTCTGCGACCGGGCGTTGCTTTGTCATGTCTGGCACGACCTGGCGGATCAGGCGGCGTACTTGCAGGAAGTGCGACGCATCCTGAGTCCGCAGGGCGAACTGATCATCATCAACTGGGAAGCGATCTGGACCGGGATCGGTCCCCGGGTGCACCGACGCTGGAGTCCGATGCGGACACTCACTTTTCTGGCGGATCAGGGCTGGGAAGTCATCCGGGCCAGGAGTCTCACCTGGGCGAACTACGCCATCGCGGCGACTCCTTAA
- the uvrC gene encoding UvrABC system protein C, which produces MPRARIPLREQPWVQEKLPSLPEAPGVYFFKNKQEKVIYVGKAKNLRKRVSSYFTKADLTLKTLRMLHQARDVEYLVVDSELEALMVENNCIKKYQPRYNVALKDDKSYPYLKLTLDERFPKAEFTRTLAQDGSRYYGPISAASVRAMLYLIQNVFQIRDCDWDMDKVHPRPCLQFQIRKCSGPCIRAVDEPTYGLQVEAAQRFLEGEAEGVLEALETEMRRASSELAFERAAMFRDQLLQVRKFLENQKVVSAKRLDQDFLAVAHVGPRGVGALLTVRNGKLVGREQFPLRVPKDASREEVLTAFFTQYYSRASVIPHEVYLPELSEEQHAWSAWLTQQRGSKVAIRVPKRGETRRLLSMAVRNAELYIQEALRREETASEIARQGLEQLQEALRLPALPRRIECFDISNLGASNLQQTAVASRVTFIDGVPAKGEYRRYRIREIEWQDDYAMMREALRRRLGGYTTLLQRLTESETAPSDRAVVQGIAQSGAHGLEVALGDDEPAETPDRIDLLLIDGGKGHLGAALHVVKELGLEGKLEVAGLAKRHEELFVPWLTDSVLLPPGSPALFLVQRIRDEAHRFANEYRKLLNSRALSQSVLDAIPGIGPKKKAALLQHFGSVKKLRSATVDELLQVPGITQPLATSILQTLQAPERAKALREPPPEWAGGGELNPLSGS; this is translated from the coding sequence ATGCCACGCGCCCGTATACCGCTTCGGGAACAGCCCTGGGTCCAGGAAAAGCTTCCCAGCCTCCCGGAAGCCCCGGGGGTCTATTTCTTTAAAAACAAGCAGGAGAAAGTGATCTATGTCGGGAAGGCGAAGAATCTGCGCAAGCGGGTCAGCTCGTACTTCACCAAGGCGGACCTGACGCTCAAAACCCTGCGGATGCTGCATCAGGCCCGGGATGTCGAATACCTCGTGGTGGATTCCGAACTCGAAGCCCTGATGGTGGAAAACAACTGCATCAAGAAGTACCAGCCCCGCTACAACGTCGCGCTGAAAGACGACAAGAGCTATCCCTATCTGAAGCTCACGCTGGACGAGCGTTTCCCCAAAGCGGAGTTCACCCGAACCCTGGCGCAGGATGGGAGCCGGTACTACGGTCCCATCTCCGCTGCGTCAGTCCGGGCCATGCTGTACCTGATACAGAACGTGTTTCAGATCCGGGATTGCGACTGGGACATGGACAAAGTCCATCCCCGGCCGTGCCTCCAGTTTCAGATTCGCAAGTGCTCTGGGCCCTGTATCCGGGCGGTCGACGAACCGACCTATGGTCTGCAGGTGGAAGCCGCCCAGCGCTTTCTCGAGGGGGAAGCTGAAGGCGTCCTGGAAGCGCTGGAGACAGAAATGCGGCGGGCGTCCTCCGAGCTCGCTTTCGAGCGGGCGGCCATGTTTCGCGACCAGCTGCTGCAGGTCCGGAAGTTTCTGGAGAATCAGAAGGTCGTCAGCGCGAAACGCCTCGATCAGGATTTTCTGGCGGTCGCGCATGTCGGCCCCCGGGGAGTCGGCGCGCTGTTGACTGTCCGCAACGGCAAGCTGGTCGGGCGGGAGCAGTTTCCGCTACGCGTGCCTAAAGACGCCTCCCGTGAGGAAGTCCTGACCGCTTTCTTCACGCAGTATTATTCCCGGGCCTCGGTTATTCCGCACGAGGTTTATCTGCCGGAGTTGTCGGAAGAGCAGCACGCCTGGAGCGCCTGGCTGACGCAGCAACGGGGAAGCAAGGTGGCAATTCGGGTTCCGAAGCGGGGTGAAACCAGGCGTCTGCTCAGCATGGCTGTCCGGAACGCTGAGCTCTACATCCAGGAAGCCCTCCGCAGGGAAGAAACCGCCAGCGAAATTGCCCGTCAGGGACTGGAACAGCTGCAGGAAGCCCTGCGACTTCCGGCACTGCCGCGACGGATCGAATGCTTCGACATCTCCAATCTGGGGGCATCCAATCTGCAGCAAACTGCGGTTGCCAGCCGCGTGACGTTCATTGATGGCGTTCCCGCCAAGGGGGAGTATCGGCGGTACCGCATTCGGGAGATCGAATGGCAGGACGACTACGCCATGATGCGGGAAGCGTTGCGACGCCGCCTGGGGGGCTACACCACACTGCTGCAGCGGCTGACGGAGAGCGAGACTGCGCCATCAGACCGGGCAGTCGTGCAGGGGATCGCCCAGAGCGGCGCGCATGGACTGGAGGTCGCCCTGGGCGATGATGAACCGGCGGAGACCCCGGACCGGATTGATCTGTTGCTGATCGATGGCGGCAAGGGCCATCTGGGGGCGGCGCTGCATGTGGTGAAGGAACTGGGACTGGAGGGGAAGCTGGAGGTCGCGGGGCTGGCGAAACGTCATGAGGAACTCTTTGTGCCCTGGCTGACCGACTCGGTACTCCTGCCGCCCGGCAGCCCGGCCCTTTTCCTGGTGCAGCGGATCCGGGATGAGGCGCACCGGTTCGCGAACGAGTACCGGAAGTTGCTGAACTCCCGGGCACTGTCGCAAAGTGTGCTCGATGCAATCCCGGGCATCGGTCCGAAAAAGAAGGCGGCCCTCCTGCAGCACTTTGGGAGCGTGAAGAAGTTGCGCAGTGCCACCGTGGACGAGCTCCTGCAGGTTCCGGGCATCACGCAGCCATTGGCGACCAGCATCCTGCAAACGTTGCAGGCTCCCGAACGGGCCAAAGCGTTGCGCGAGCCGCCGCCGGAGTGGGCCGGGGGCGGGGAACTGAACCCCCTGTCGGGGAGTTAG
- the cmk gene encoding Cytidylate kinase, with translation MTLVIAIDGPAGAGKSTLARQLAQVLGITYLDTGATYRALALAAREQQRTWGDGVALVQVAERLDLRFGAMTESGQAVFLGAQDITEAIRDEAISDGASQVSVHPIVREAMVALQRRLASTQSLVAEGRDTTTVVFPDATIKIYLDATLEERARRRTWELASRGFDVDLAEIRDAMAERDARDRNKPVGALRIADEAVVIECTELSPDEVLNRVLALVEPHRQVLHA, from the coding sequence ATGACCTTGGTAATCGCGATCGATGGTCCCGCCGGGGCGGGAAAGTCGACTCTCGCCCGTCAGCTGGCCCAGGTCCTCGGCATCACCTATCTCGATACAGGCGCGACCTATCGGGCACTGGCCCTCGCCGCACGGGAACAGCAGCGGACCTGGGGCGATGGAGTCGCCCTCGTGCAGGTTGCAGAACGACTCGACCTGCGCTTTGGGGCCATGACGGAGTCCGGGCAGGCCGTGTTCCTGGGAGCGCAGGACATCACGGAGGCGATCCGCGATGAAGCGATCAGTGATGGCGCGAGCCAGGTGAGTGTCCATCCCATCGTGCGGGAAGCCATGGTGGCACTCCAGCGTCGCCTCGCCAGCACCCAGTCCCTCGTTGCGGAGGGACGAGACACGACCACCGTGGTCTTTCCCGATGCCACAATCAAGATCTATCTTGACGCCACCCTCGAGGAGCGGGCACGACGTCGCACCTGGGAGCTGGCCTCCCGCGGTTTCGATGTGGATCTGGCGGAGATTCGGGATGCGATGGCCGAACGGGATGCGCGGGATCGCAACAAGCCGGTCGGGGCCCTCCGAATCGCGGATGAAGCGGTGGTCATTGAATGTACCGAGCTGTCACCTGATGAAGTCCTGAATCGCGTCCTGGCACTGGTCGAGCCCCATCGCCAGGTGCTGCACGCCTAA
- the dnaN gene encoding Beta sliding clamp, with protein MQCACQQADLSRALTIVNRAVSSKPTLPILSNVLITAQAGRLILTGYDLEIGIRTEVPIQADLTKSQRSVAVPAKVMQEMVNAIGEGEISLDLTENHDLVLSSSRGQFTLRGAPGEDYPDFPSFTEADGKEAPRSFEIVARELLGGLRRTIFATAREASRAFTSGVYFATEGDLLVLVATDGRRLALDKVPMANREGLKKKEHTALLPARNMEDLITILPLVAGEEDAVTFAFTSRLCRVSAGAAEVILHLLDATFPDYEKVIPQGFKGKVGLPRDEFNRAIKQVAIVARQKEGRDMAILSTDGDRLTIQARVDSVGSARTELSTQKEGDEMKVAFNYQYLQDALSHVDADTIELKYAGQVDPGVIQLPSHQHYTYVLMPVRLMD; from the coding sequence ATGCAGTGTGCCTGCCAGCAGGCGGACCTGAGCCGCGCGTTAACGATCGTCAACCGGGCGGTGTCGTCGAAACCGACCCTGCCGATTCTCTCCAATGTGCTGATCACAGCGCAGGCTGGACGGCTGATCCTGACCGGATATGACCTGGAGATCGGGATCCGGACCGAGGTGCCGATCCAGGCGGACCTGACGAAATCACAGCGGTCCGTAGCGGTGCCGGCGAAGGTCATGCAGGAGATGGTGAACGCGATCGGCGAGGGCGAAATCTCGCTGGACCTCACCGAAAATCACGATCTGGTCCTCTCCAGCAGCCGCGGGCAGTTTACGTTGCGTGGGGCACCGGGCGAAGACTATCCCGATTTCCCGAGTTTCACGGAAGCCGATGGGAAGGAAGCTCCCCGCAGCTTCGAGATCGTGGCCCGTGAGCTGTTGGGGGGGCTGAGACGGACCATTTTCGCTACGGCCAGGGAAGCCAGTCGGGCCTTTACCAGCGGTGTCTATTTCGCCACTGAAGGGGATTTGCTGGTGCTTGTGGCCACCGATGGTCGTCGACTGGCACTCGACAAGGTGCCGATGGCGAATCGCGAGGGGCTCAAGAAAAAGGAACATACGGCCTTGCTGCCGGCGCGCAACATGGAGGACCTCATCACGATCCTCCCCCTGGTGGCAGGTGAAGAGGATGCGGTGACCTTCGCCTTTACATCGCGCCTTTGCCGAGTCAGCGCCGGGGCCGCTGAAGTGATCCTGCATCTGCTCGATGCCACCTTCCCGGACTATGAGAAGGTCATTCCGCAGGGCTTCAAAGGGAAAGTCGGACTCCCCCGGGACGAGTTCAACCGGGCGATCAAGCAGGTCGCGATCGTGGCGCGTCAGAAGGAAGGCCGGGACATGGCGATCCTGTCAACCGATGGGGATCGCCTGACGATCCAGGCCCGGGTGGACAGCGTCGGCTCCGCCCGCACCGAACTGTCGACCCAGAAAGAGGGCGATGAAATGAAGGTCGCCTTCAACTATCAGTACCTGCAGGACGCGCTGAGTCATGTCGATGCCGATACCATCGAGCTCAAGTACGCCGGCCAGGTCGATCCTGGTGTCATCCAGCTGCCATCACACCAGCACTACACCTACGTGCTGATGCCGGTACGTCTGATGGACTAG
- the sasA_5 gene encoding Adaptive-response sensory-kinase SasA — MASLHAASSLTALRLAGGLLDAAGSLTVANAALGSLLGWTTAAVTSRIGQPFATLFEDLSAPLAAEIVRIASTEGQWHGEVFFQDARGFAVPIYLVVSELADADTTSANLLFLALNYAEQHYALSDQLRRHTLLQRLWHTVPLGVIATDGAGTVVQVNDAARELWGSTGVVPDPGTAVHDWLAPLAGEVQLLIQEALQRGTGGRLSDAPFTAAATPIVHLEVQPQVRRGQVESVFVFVEDRTADCLLEERLRESERFASLGFMAANLAHDINSPLQSLQGALERMQRRVSAGEPDLRELDETITRSLSVVSRIAGIIGPVLDLARTPTPQQVRLPVAKLLEQLVEELQMHRRMTSVELLVEVAGDAGLVETDPGVVQQILTNLVINGIQAQGGTGRVMLQATKDDDGTVRFRVQDCGPGVPLEVIPHLFTPFFTTKPVGEGTGLGLYGSRALAIKLGGWLSYLPQEESGACFELTLPGVVADAP, encoded by the coding sequence ATGGCATCACTACACGCAGCTTCATCATTGACGGCTCTGCGGCTGGCGGGGGGGCTCCTGGATGCTGCAGGGTCTCTGACGGTCGCGAACGCTGCGCTGGGATCGCTGCTGGGCTGGACTACAGCAGCGGTGACATCGCGGATCGGGCAGCCCTTTGCCACGCTCTTCGAAGATCTCTCGGCCCCGCTGGCTGCTGAGATAGTGCGGATCGCCAGCACAGAGGGGCAGTGGCATGGCGAGGTCTTCTTCCAGGATGCCCGGGGATTTGCAGTCCCGATTTATCTGGTGGTGTCGGAACTTGCTGATGCTGACACCACCAGCGCGAATCTGCTCTTTCTCGCGCTCAACTATGCCGAGCAGCACTATGCGCTGAGTGATCAGCTGCGTCGTCACACCCTGCTGCAGCGACTGTGGCATACGGTCCCCCTGGGCGTGATCGCAACCGACGGGGCCGGGACGGTGGTGCAGGTCAATGACGCGGCCCGGGAGTTGTGGGGATCGACCGGCGTCGTGCCGGACCCGGGAACAGCAGTGCATGACTGGCTCGCGCCCCTCGCCGGGGAAGTGCAGCTACTGATTCAGGAAGCACTCCAGCGGGGGACCGGGGGGCGGCTCAGTGATGCTCCCTTCACCGCTGCGGCGACCCCGATCGTCCATCTGGAGGTCCAGCCACAGGTGCGTCGCGGGCAGGTGGAGTCGGTGTTTGTGTTTGTCGAAGATCGGACTGCGGATTGTCTGCTGGAGGAACGCTTGCGCGAGAGTGAGCGCTTCGCCTCGCTCGGTTTCATGGCGGCGAATCTCGCCCACGACATCAACAGCCCCTTACAGAGTCTGCAGGGAGCCCTGGAGCGGATGCAACGGCGGGTCTCTGCCGGGGAGCCGGACCTCCGGGAGCTGGACGAGACCATCACCCGCAGTCTGAGTGTGGTGTCGCGGATCGCCGGCATTATTGGACCGGTGCTGGATCTGGCGCGTACTCCCACACCGCAACAGGTGCGACTGCCAGTCGCCAAACTGCTGGAGCAGCTCGTCGAGGAATTGCAGATGCATCGACGCATGACCAGTGTCGAACTGCTGGTTGAAGTCGCGGGGGATGCCGGGCTGGTGGAGACCGATCCCGGGGTCGTGCAGCAGATCCTGACGAATCTCGTCATCAATGGCATCCAGGCGCAGGGTGGAACAGGTCGGGTCATGCTGCAGGCGACGAAAGACGACGATGGCACCGTGCGCTTCCGGGTGCAGGATTGCGGACCGGGCGTCCCACTGGAAGTCATCCCGCATCTCTTTACCCCTTTTTTCACGACGAAACCGGTGGGGGAGGGGACCGGCCTCGGGCTCTATGGCAGCCGGGCCCTGGCGATCAAGCTGGGGGGCTGGCTCAGTTATCTCCCGCAGGAAGAGTCTGGTGCGTGCTTCGAATTGACCCTGCCCGGCGTGGTCGCGGACGCGCCCTGA
- the yxeP gene encoding putative hydrolase YxeP, with amino-acid sequence MKATPCELPRSHADRPGHPPQEKVRLTLAERRAAAAKTFSDSTPDPRGTTQADLAWLRRTVHMFPELGFQENLTQELILEELAALGLKGKRLAGTGVMADQKSKTAGRCLMLRSDIDALPIQEENAHGFASQHARVMHACGHDAHVAILLGAARQLKQLPPARGTVRYNFQPAEEGLNGAGAMIEAGILTGVDATIGYHIWQHLPVGKIGVVTGPAMAAVDRFEIVIEGTGGHAAMPHRAIDPIVIAAQLVTAFQSIVGRNINPFSTAVVTVGQIHAGNAFNVIPPRVTMEGTVRSFDRAVQDRVEQRMTALVRDLPKGFGARGTLAYHRENPALVNDAGMADFCREVAIDIVGRRNVVDPEPSMGGEDHAFYQELVPGCYVFLGSAYRKAETYYHHHPRFDFDEAVLPIGADFVAEATRRWLAR; translated from the coding sequence ATGAAAGCCACCCCCTGCGAACTCCCCCGTTCCCATGCGGATCGTCCCGGACATCCCCCCCAGGAAAAAGTCCGTCTCACCCTGGCAGAACGTCGCGCCGCCGCCGCGAAAACCTTCTCGGACAGCACGCCGGATCCCCGCGGCACCACGCAGGCAGACCTCGCCTGGCTGCGCCGGACCGTGCACATGTTCCCGGAGCTCGGCTTTCAGGAAAATCTGACCCAAGAGCTCATCCTGGAAGAACTCGCCGCGCTGGGACTGAAAGGGAAGCGGCTGGCCGGGACCGGGGTCATGGCCGACCAGAAGTCGAAGACCGCCGGGCGCTGCCTCATGCTCCGCAGCGACATCGATGCCCTCCCGATTCAGGAAGAAAATGCCCACGGGTTCGCCAGTCAGCACGCCCGGGTGATGCATGCGTGCGGGCACGATGCCCATGTCGCGATTCTTCTCGGTGCCGCCCGCCAGCTGAAACAACTTCCCCCTGCCAGAGGCACGGTGCGCTACAACTTCCAGCCGGCGGAGGAGGGCCTGAACGGAGCCGGGGCCATGATCGAAGCCGGCATCCTGACAGGGGTCGATGCCACCATCGGCTACCACATCTGGCAGCACCTGCCAGTCGGCAAGATCGGGGTCGTGACCGGCCCCGCCATGGCGGCAGTCGACCGTTTCGAGATCGTCATCGAGGGGACCGGCGGCCATGCAGCGATGCCTCATCGCGCTATCGACCCCATTGTTATTGCCGCCCAGCTGGTCACGGCGTTTCAGTCCATTGTCGGACGCAACATCAATCCCTTCTCGACAGCCGTCGTGACAGTCGGACAGATCCATGCGGGCAACGCGTTCAACGTGATCCCGCCGCGCGTGACGATGGAAGGGACCGTCCGGAGCTTCGACCGGGCAGTCCAGGACCGGGTCGAGCAGCGAATGACCGCCCTCGTCCGCGACCTCCCGAAAGGCTTCGGAGCCCGGGGCACCCTGGCGTATCACCGGGAGAATCCGGCGCTGGTGAACGATGCCGGCATGGCGGACTTCTGCCGGGAGGTCGCAATCGATATCGTCGGACGTCGCAATGTCGTGGACCCAGAGCCCAGCATGGGGGGCGAAGATCACGCTTTCTATCAGGAACTGGTCCCCGGCTGCTATGTCTTTCTCGGCAGTGCGTACCGCAAGGCCGAAACCTACTATCACCATCATCCCCGCTTCGACTTCGACGAAGCCGTGCTGCCCATCGGTGCAGACTTTGTCGCCGAAGCGACCCGTCGCTGGCTCGCCCGTTAG
- the czcB gene encoding Cobalt-zinc-cadmium resistance protein CzcB: MNVRYTLLLCWCGALLLGCQGGARASKTEAADPHEAHAAHAHDDRDHDDHAGHDHEGDAHDDHAHDDHEGHDDVHLDLAALRSRGVEVGAAGPGRLQQALELTGEVVLNADALGHVMPRITGEVVAVHAGLGDQVRQGQTLVVLRSRELASAMASWRAARSRVAIAQVRADREQQLFERGISPQIDALNAAHDLETTRIDADLALQQLMALGLSRQRAEQLPDRPGAGEDQLAIAAPMRGVVLERHVSVGEIVDPGRDLFLIADLESVWVQLDVPASDLRNVSPGQRVDLRDQSGRQASGTISVISPMTDGASRSAIARVILPNPERHWQPGQFVTAQVSGEGQEVALWLPMTALQTNGSQVQVYVTDNAGGVAPREVTLGRRDAQGAEVLSGLTAGEQVVLQGVYLVKAELGKAEADHGDAH; the protein is encoded by the coding sequence ATGAACGTCCGATACACCCTGTTGCTCTGCTGGTGCGGCGCGTTACTGCTGGGATGCCAGGGGGGAGCGAGAGCCTCCAAAACGGAAGCCGCCGACCCTCATGAAGCCCATGCAGCTCACGCGCATGATGACCGCGACCATGATGATCACGCGGGGCACGATCACGAAGGTGATGCCCACGATGACCATGCCCACGACGATCACGAAGGCCACGACGACGTTCACCTGGATCTGGCGGCCCTGCGATCCCGGGGGGTGGAAGTCGGGGCGGCAGGTCCCGGACGGCTGCAGCAGGCGCTGGAGCTGACCGGTGAGGTGGTGCTGAACGCCGATGCCCTGGGGCATGTCATGCCCCGGATCACGGGGGAAGTGGTGGCAGTCCATGCCGGACTGGGAGATCAGGTCCGGCAGGGGCAGACGCTGGTGGTGCTGCGGAGCCGCGAGCTGGCCAGCGCGATGGCGTCGTGGCGGGCTGCGCGCAGTCGGGTCGCTATCGCACAGGTCCGGGCGGACCGGGAGCAGCAACTATTCGAGCGGGGGATTAGTCCACAGATCGATGCGCTGAACGCTGCCCACGACCTGGAGACGACCCGCATCGATGCGGACCTCGCGCTGCAGCAGCTGATGGCCCTGGGGTTGAGCCGTCAGCGGGCGGAGCAGCTGCCGGATCGTCCGGGTGCTGGTGAGGATCAGCTGGCGATAGCCGCGCCGATGCGGGGGGTCGTGCTGGAGCGTCATGTGTCGGTCGGTGAGATCGTGGACCCCGGCCGGGATCTCTTTCTGATAGCCGATCTGGAAAGCGTCTGGGTCCAGCTCGATGTGCCGGCGAGTGACCTGCGCAATGTGTCGCCGGGGCAGCGGGTGGATCTGCGGGATCAGAGCGGGCGTCAGGCCTCGGGAACGATCAGTGTCATAAGCCCGATGACAGATGGAGCCTCGCGCAGCGCAATCGCCCGGGTCATTCTCCCCAATCCGGAGCGTCACTGGCAGCCCGGTCAATTTGTCACCGCCCAGGTCTCAGGCGAAGGCCAGGAGGTGGCGTTGTGGCTCCCGATGACCGCATTGCAGACCAACGGCAGTCAGGTCCAGGTGTATGTGACGGATAACGCCGGCGGAGTCGCGCCGCGGGAAGTCACCCTGGGTCGCAGGGATGCGCAGGGTGCGGAGGTGCTCTCCGGACTCACGGCTGGTGAACAGGTGGTGTTGCAGGGGGTGTACCTGGTCAAGGCAGAGCTCGGCAAAGCGGAGGCAGATCATGGCGATGCGCACTGA